The proteins below are encoded in one region of Paraburkholderia phenazinium:
- a CDS encoding EamA family transporter produces MAPKDLLLALVVVIAWGINFVVIKVGLHGVPPMLLGALRFTLAAVPAVFFVRRPQMPWRWLLAYGATISFGQFAFLFSAMYVGMPAGLASLVLQAQAFFTLIFAGLFLHERFRVPNVIGLAIASGGLAVIGMQGGHAMTLAGFVLTLCAAGSWALGNIVTKKVGKVDLVGLVVWGSLIPPLPFLALSYAFEGPQRIAAALSGIGATSIFAVVYLAFIATLLGYGLWSRLLSRYPASQVAPFSLLVPIVGLASASVFLDEHLTTPQIAGAALVMVGLVVNVFGGWFVRRFAPAR; encoded by the coding sequence ATGGCGCCGAAGGATTTGTTGCTGGCGCTAGTGGTGGTGATCGCGTGGGGCATTAACTTTGTCGTGATCAAAGTGGGCCTGCACGGCGTGCCGCCGATGTTGCTCGGCGCGCTACGCTTCACGCTCGCCGCGGTTCCCGCCGTATTTTTCGTCAGGCGCCCGCAGATGCCGTGGCGCTGGCTGCTTGCCTACGGCGCGACCATCTCGTTCGGCCAGTTTGCGTTTCTCTTTTCCGCCATGTACGTCGGCATGCCCGCCGGGCTGGCGTCGTTGGTGCTTCAGGCGCAGGCCTTCTTCACGCTGATCTTCGCCGGGCTGTTTCTGCATGAGCGCTTTCGCGTGCCGAACGTCATCGGGCTGGCGATCGCTTCCGGCGGACTTGCTGTGATCGGCATGCAGGGCGGTCACGCTATGACGCTAGCCGGCTTCGTGCTCACGTTGTGTGCGGCAGGGTCGTGGGCGCTGGGCAACATCGTCACCAAGAAGGTCGGCAAGGTTGACCTCGTGGGGCTGGTGGTCTGGGGCAGCCTGATTCCGCCGCTGCCGTTTCTCGCGCTTTCCTACGCCTTCGAAGGTCCGCAGCGGATCGCCGCTGCGCTGTCGGGTATCGGTGCGACCTCGATCTTTGCCGTGGTGTATCTCGCCTTTATTGCGACGCTGTTGGGATACGGTTTGTGGAGCCGACTGCTCTCACGCTATCCAGCGAGCCAGGTGGCGCCGTTTTCGCTGCTCGTGCCGATTGTGGGTCTGGCATCCGCCTCGGTGTTTCTGGACGAGCATTTGACGACGCCGCAGATTGCCGGCGCCGCTCTCGTGATGGTGGGTCTTGTGGTGAATGTGTTCGGCGGGTGGTTCGTGCGGCGCTTCGCGCCGGCACGTTAG
- a CDS encoding Lrp/AsnC family transcriptional regulator: MNAISLDATDCRILTVLQQEGRISNLDLAERISLSPSACLRRLRLLEEQGVIERYRACLNREVLGFELEAFVQVSMRNDQQNWHERFAEALRDWPEVVGAFVVTGETHYLLRVLAHNLKHYSDFVLQRLYKAPGVMDIRSNIVLQTLKEDSGVPVELVPGAMARTSVVAGD; encoded by the coding sequence ATGAACGCGATCTCGCTCGACGCCACCGATTGCCGTATCTTGACGGTGCTTCAGCAAGAGGGAAGGATCAGCAATCTCGACCTGGCAGAGCGGATCTCGCTCTCGCCCTCCGCGTGTCTGCGGAGGTTGCGCTTGCTGGAAGAGCAGGGAGTGATCGAACGTTACCGGGCGTGCCTGAACCGCGAGGTGCTGGGCTTCGAACTGGAGGCGTTCGTGCAGGTATCGATGCGCAACGACCAGCAAAACTGGCACGAGCGTTTCGCCGAGGCGTTAAGGGACTGGCCGGAGGTGGTGGGAGCGTTCGTCGTGACGGGCGAGACTCATTATCTGCTGCGGGTGCTCGCGCACAACCTCAAGCACTACTCGGATTTCGTGCTGCAACGGCTGTATAAGGCGCCCGGCGTGATGGATATCCGCTCGAACATCGTTCTGCAGACGCTCAAGGAGGATTCGGGCGTGCCGGTGGAACTGGTGCCGGGAGCGATGGCCAGAACCAGCGTGGTTGCAGGCGACTGA
- the tcdA gene encoding tRNA cyclic N6-threonylcarbamoyladenosine(37) synthase TcdA: MSTPGTAAPSDLTTSPGGFEAADHARRFGGIARLYGAPALAAFERASVAVIGIGGVGSWVAEALARSAVGSLTLIDLDNVAESNTNRQIHALDGNYGKPKVDAMAERIAQINPLCDVRLVEDFIEPDNFAALLGGGFDYVIDAIDSVRTKTALIAWCVEQGQPLITVGGAGGQLDPTRIRIDDLALTIQDPLLSKVRAQLRKQHGFPRGPKAKFKVSAVYSDEPLIYPEAAVCDIDEVAEHVTTSPGYAGPVGLNCAGFGSSVCVTASFGFAAAAHVLRALGQRAAAA; this comes from the coding sequence ATGTCCACGCCTGGCACTGCCGCGCCTTCCGATCTTACTACCAGCCCCGGCGGCTTTGAAGCCGCCGACCACGCGCGGCGTTTTGGCGGCATCGCCCGGCTGTACGGCGCGCCGGCACTGGCGGCGTTCGAGCGTGCGAGCGTCGCGGTGATCGGGATTGGCGGCGTCGGCTCGTGGGTGGCCGAGGCGCTGGCGCGCAGCGCGGTGGGCTCGCTGACGCTGATCGATCTGGATAACGTGGCGGAGAGCAACACCAACCGGCAGATTCACGCGCTCGACGGCAACTACGGCAAGCCGAAAGTCGACGCCATGGCTGAGCGGATTGCGCAGATCAATCCGCTATGCGACGTGCGTCTCGTTGAGGACTTCATCGAGCCGGATAATTTTGCGGCGCTGCTGGGCGGCGGTTTCGATTACGTGATCGATGCAATCGACAGCGTGCGTACCAAAACCGCGTTGATCGCATGGTGCGTCGAACAGGGGCAGCCGCTGATCACGGTGGGCGGCGCCGGCGGCCAGCTCGATCCGACGCGCATCCGCATCGACGATCTGGCGCTGACGATTCAGGACCCGCTGCTCTCGAAGGTGCGCGCGCAATTACGCAAACAGCATGGGTTCCCGCGCGGGCCGAAGGCGAAGTTCAAGGTGAGCGCGGTGTATTCGGACGAGCCGCTGATCTACCCGGAAGCGGCGGTCTGCGATATCGATGAGGTCGCCGAGCACGTTACAACCTCGCCAGGTTATGCCGGGCCGGTCGGGTTGAACTGTGCGGGGTTTGGTTCGAGCGTGTGTGTGACGGCGAGCTTCGGTTTCGCCGCCGCAGCCCATGTGCTGCGCGCGTTAGGGCAGCGGGCGGCGGCGGCTTAG
- the kynB gene encoding arylformamidase, producing MTTLWDITPAVDTATPVWPGDTPVGIERVWRMEAGSPVNVGRLTLSPHTGAHTDAPLHYDAKGAAIGAVPLDAYLGRCRVIHCIGATPVVTPEHVAGSLDGMPPRILLRTYQQAPTTTWDSAFCAVAPETIDLLASRGVKLIGIDTPSLDPQESKTMDAHHRIRAHRMAILEGIVLDAIAPGDYELIALPLKFATLDASPVRAVLRALPAAELG from the coding sequence ATGACTACACTCTGGGACATCACCCCCGCCGTCGACACCGCAACGCCCGTCTGGCCGGGCGATACGCCGGTTGGCATCGAGCGCGTCTGGCGCATGGAGGCGGGCTCGCCCGTCAACGTCGGACGGCTCACGCTCTCGCCGCATACCGGCGCACATACCGACGCGCCGCTTCACTACGACGCCAAGGGCGCCGCCATTGGCGCGGTGCCGCTCGACGCATATCTGGGCCGCTGCCGCGTGATCCATTGCATTGGCGCAACACCGGTGGTCACGCCCGAGCATGTGGCCGGCTCGCTGGACGGTATGCCACCGCGCATCCTGCTGCGCACCTACCAGCAAGCGCCGACCACGACGTGGGACAGCGCATTCTGCGCAGTCGCGCCGGAGACGATCGATCTGCTGGCGTCGCGCGGCGTCAAGCTGATCGGCATCGACACCCCGTCGCTCGACCCGCAGGAATCGAAGACGATGGACGCGCATCACCGCATCCGCGCGCACCGGATGGCGATTCTCGAAGGAATCGTGCTGGATGCCATCGCGCCCGGCGACTACGAACTGATCGCGCTGCCTCTCAAATTCGCCACGCTCGATGCGAGCCCGGTTCGCGCCGTACTGCGCGCGCTGCCCGCCGCCGAACTCGGCTGA
- a CDS encoding DUF72 domain-containing protein — MDEGGASEFASVTQVKAGTDAVSEGAATLDADAGQLDLFGMPVGMPASSSAPPQAAPDGVSGTTRQRQARTSLAASLWEEETEADEADAESGAETEPHTDEALSSDATAPKKRRSRDVIAAEPSSDVLEIAAGLPPQIHLGTSTWSFPGWKGIVYGDDYSNSKLSRDGLTAYSLHPLLRTVSIDRSFYAPLTVTDYLRYAQQVPEHFRFIVKAPALVTDATVRAERGEPVSLNPCFLNAQLAIDEFVRPCLDGLGAKAGALVFQFSPLPDQMLANPAGFIEQLAGFLSALPVLPEGTRYAVEIRDACLLTPRFIRTLKATGVRYCVGIHARMPDPLRQAAALALLDGEPTGPLIVRWSLHGGFKYEQAKAKYDPFDRLVDEDPATRTALAELAARYAIAGQPVLIAVNNKAEGSAPLTCVKLARAIVEAYSRLLDEAANREPAPAAPESI; from the coding sequence ATGGACGAGGGCGGAGCGAGCGAATTTGCGTCGGTGACGCAGGTGAAGGCGGGGACGGACGCGGTCAGTGAGGGCGCCGCCACGCTGGACGCGGATGCCGGGCAACTGGATCTGTTTGGCATGCCGGTGGGCATGCCCGCTTCTTCGTCTGCTCCTCCCCAAGCTGCGCCGGACGGCGTTTCCGGCACGACCCGGCAGCGGCAAGCGCGAACCTCTTTGGCCGCTTCGCTATGGGAAGAGGAGACGGAAGCCGACGAGGCTGATGCCGAATCCGGGGCTGAAACGGAACCCCACACGGACGAGGCGCTCTCGTCTGACGCCACGGCACCCAAAAAACGCCGCTCGCGCGACGTGATCGCCGCCGAACCCTCTTCCGATGTCCTCGAAATCGCCGCCGGGCTCCCCCCGCAGATCCATCTCGGTACATCCACGTGGTCGTTTCCTGGCTGGAAAGGCATCGTCTACGGCGACGACTACAGCAACAGCAAACTCTCTCGCGACGGCCTGACCGCATACAGCCTGCATCCGCTGCTGCGCACGGTGAGCATCGACCGCTCGTTTTACGCGCCGCTTACCGTCACTGACTATCTGCGCTACGCGCAGCAGGTGCCGGAGCATTTCCGCTTCATCGTCAAGGCGCCCGCGCTCGTCACCGATGCCACCGTGCGCGCCGAGCGCGGCGAACCGGTCTCGCTCAATCCGTGCTTTCTGAACGCGCAACTGGCCATCGACGAGTTCGTGCGGCCCTGCCTCGACGGACTCGGCGCGAAGGCCGGCGCGCTTGTGTTCCAGTTCTCGCCATTACCCGATCAGATGCTGGCGAACCCCGCCGGCTTCATCGAGCAGCTCGCCGGGTTTCTCTCAGCATTGCCGGTTCTACCCGAAGGCACGCGCTACGCGGTCGAGATTCGCGACGCATGCCTGCTGACGCCGCGCTTCATCCGCACGCTGAAAGCGACCGGGGTGCGATATTGCGTAGGGATTCATGCGCGCATGCCCGACCCGCTGCGCCAGGCAGCGGCGCTTGCGTTGCTCGACGGCGAGCCGACCGGTCCGCTAATCGTGCGCTGGAGTCTGCACGGCGGCTTCAAATACGAACAGGCGAAGGCAAAGTACGATCCGTTCGACCGTCTGGTCGACGAAGATCCGGCCACCCGCACAGCACTGGCCGAACTGGCCGCCCGCTACGCGATTGCTGGGCAGCCGGTGCTGATCGCCGTGAACAACAAGGCGGAAGGCTCGGCGCCGCTGACCTGCGTGAAACTCGCGCGGGCGATTGTCGAGGCGTACTCACGATTGCTGGACGAAGCGGCAAACCGCGAACCGGCGCCGGCAGCCCCCGAGAGCATCTGA
- the msrA gene encoding peptide-methionine (S)-S-oxide reductase MsrA yields MSETVETATLGGGCFWSLEAVFLGVDGVNVVESGYAGGQTERPTYEQVCDGVTGHAEVVKIDFDPARISYREVLDIFFAIHDPTQLNRQGNDVGTQYRSVIFTHSEAQRETALQAIREIAAEGIYDGQIVTQVLPLDGNYWPAEAYHQNYFAQHPDQGYCSFVVAPKVAKFRQKFAHRVKAD; encoded by the coding sequence ATGAGTGAAACAGTCGAAACCGCCACCCTTGGCGGCGGATGTTTTTGGTCCCTCGAAGCGGTTTTTCTCGGCGTCGACGGCGTCAATGTCGTGGAGTCCGGCTACGCGGGCGGTCAGACGGAGCGCCCGACTTACGAGCAGGTGTGCGACGGTGTCACCGGGCATGCTGAAGTCGTGAAGATAGATTTCGACCCGGCACGCATCAGCTACCGCGAGGTTTTGGATATTTTCTTCGCGATCCACGATCCGACCCAGCTTAACCGGCAGGGCAACGACGTCGGCACGCAATACCGTTCGGTGATCTTCACTCATTCGGAAGCGCAACGCGAAACGGCGTTGCAGGCGATTCGCGAGATTGCCGCCGAAGGCATCTACGACGGACAGATCGTTACCCAGGTGCTGCCGCTCGACGGCAACTACTGGCCGGCCGAAGCCTATCATCAGAACTATTTCGCCCAGCATCCGGATCAGGGCTATTGCTCGTTCGTCGTGGCGCCGAAGGTCGCGAAGTTTCGTCAGAAGTTCGCGCATCGGGTCAAGGCGGATTGA
- a CDS encoding SAM-dependent methyltransferase, with protein MFWEKKLAQWVEDVKTRANLPARLVLWDGQQHDFGQFAAPQVTLHVKSATALPYLLEPSLDNLGEAYVKGKIDIEGKLSDIINIGYSLARNTVTSASKLARVRRYFNHSKSSDKKAIQYHYDVSNEFYKLWLDENMVYSCAYFEEGDEDLAAAQIKKIDHILTKIQLQPGQRLLDIGCGWGALVLRAASKFGAKCVGVTLSQNQFDLATARVKAAGLEDRIEIRLQDYRDVEGQFDRITSVGMFEHVGRKNLPGYFQKIHDLLVDDGIAMNHGITSSDSDSGETALGGGEFIDRYVFPDGELPHISLALESMQRGGLEAVDVESLRRHYAHTLDIWAENFETHAEEARKLVDDEKFRIWRVYLAGCAYAFENDDVSIYQVVCRKAGRSAKTLPWSRRYMYERQDKPL; from the coding sequence ATGTTCTGGGAGAAGAAGCTGGCGCAGTGGGTTGAAGACGTAAAAACCAGGGCGAACCTGCCAGCACGCCTTGTTCTGTGGGATGGCCAGCAACACGACTTCGGGCAGTTTGCCGCGCCCCAGGTCACCTTGCACGTGAAGAGCGCAACGGCGTTGCCCTACCTGCTCGAACCGAGCCTCGACAATCTGGGCGAGGCGTACGTGAAGGGCAAGATCGACATCGAAGGCAAGCTGTCGGACATCATCAACATCGGCTACTCGCTGGCACGCAACACCGTGACCAGTGCGAGCAAGCTGGCGCGGGTGCGACGCTACTTCAATCACTCGAAATCGTCGGACAAGAAAGCCATTCAGTACCACTACGATGTCTCGAACGAGTTCTACAAGCTGTGGCTCGACGAGAACATGGTGTACTCGTGTGCGTACTTCGAAGAGGGCGATGAAGATCTCGCCGCTGCGCAGATCAAGAAGATCGACCACATCCTTACCAAGATCCAGTTGCAGCCAGGGCAGCGTCTGCTCGACATCGGCTGCGGCTGGGGTGCGCTCGTGCTGCGGGCCGCCTCGAAGTTCGGAGCGAAGTGCGTGGGCGTGACGCTGTCGCAGAACCAGTTCGATCTGGCTACTGCACGCGTGAAAGCCGCCGGGCTTGAAGACCGGATCGAGATCCGCCTGCAGGACTACCGCGACGTGGAAGGCCAGTTCGACCGCATCACGAGCGTGGGCATGTTCGAACACGTCGGCCGCAAAAATCTGCCGGGCTACTTTCAGAAGATCCACGATCTGCTGGTGGACGACGGCATTGCAATGAACCACGGCATCACGTCGAGCGATTCGGACAGCGGCGAAACGGCGCTTGGTGGCGGTGAGTTCATCGATCGCTACGTGTTTCCCGACGGCGAACTGCCGCACATCAGCCTCGCGCTCGAATCGATGCAGCGCGGCGGGCTCGAGGCAGTTGACGTCGAAAGCCTGCGCCGTCACTATGCGCACACGCTCGATATCTGGGCGGAGAATTTCGAAACCCATGCGGAAGAAGCACGCAAGCTCGTCGACGACGAAAAATTCCGCATCTGGCGGGTGTATCTGGCCGGCTGCGCGTATGCGTTCGAAAACGACGACGTGTCGATCTACCAGGTGGTGTGCCGCAAGGCTGGCCGCAGCGCGAAGACCTTGCCGTGGTCGCGCCGGTACATGTACGAGAGGCAGGACAAACCGCTGTGA
- a CDS encoding pirin family protein, producing the protein MSSSIKAVLKPHLRDVGSLSVRRVLPALAARLIGPFIFFDHMGPAVLEPGVGLDVRPHPHIGLATVTYLFEGAIMHRDSIGSEQKIVPGDVNWMTAGRGIVHSERTPNEDRASGLAMHGIQTWVALPLDHEDTEPSFEHHAAATLPEIERNGVTLRVIAGTAFGQTAPVTTFSGTLYVAAHFTPGSAFALEPEHEERGVYLVEGDLEIDGTPLEVGTMAVLALDETVTLASSNGATVMVLGGDKLDGERFIEWNFVASSREKIEQAKLAWTNQEMGKVPGETEWIPLPERKAH; encoded by the coding sequence ATGTCCTCCTCGATCAAAGCAGTCCTCAAGCCCCATCTGCGAGACGTAGGCAGCCTGAGCGTGCGTCGCGTGCTGCCGGCGCTGGCCGCGCGCCTGATCGGGCCGTTCATCTTCTTCGATCACATGGGCCCCGCCGTGCTCGAACCCGGCGTCGGCCTCGACGTGCGGCCGCATCCGCATATCGGCCTCGCCACGGTCACGTATCTGTTCGAAGGCGCGATCATGCATCGCGACAGCATCGGCTCGGAGCAGAAAATCGTCCCTGGCGACGTCAACTGGATGACCGCCGGCCGCGGCATCGTCCATTCGGAACGCACACCCAACGAAGACCGCGCGAGTGGCCTCGCCATGCACGGCATCCAGACCTGGGTCGCGCTGCCGCTGGATCACGAAGATACCGAGCCGTCCTTCGAGCATCACGCCGCTGCCACGCTGCCCGAGATCGAACGCAACGGCGTCACGCTGCGCGTGATCGCCGGCACGGCGTTCGGCCAGACCGCGCCGGTCACGACCTTCTCGGGCACGCTTTACGTGGCCGCGCATTTCACGCCCGGCAGCGCGTTCGCGCTGGAACCGGAACACGAGGAACGCGGCGTCTATCTGGTGGAAGGCGATCTGGAGATCGACGGGACGCCGCTCGAAGTCGGCACGATGGCAGTGCTGGCGCTCGATGAAACGGTCACGCTCGCCAGTAGCAACGGCGCCACCGTGATGGTGCTCGGCGGCGACAAGCTGGACGGGGAACGCTTCATCGAATGGAATTTCGTCGCCAGTTCGCGCGAGAAAATCGAGCAGGCCAAGCTCGCGTGGACGAATCAGGAAATGGGCAAGGTGCCCGGCGAAACGGAGTGGATTCCGCTGCCCGAGCGGAAAGCGCACTGA
- the pdxH gene encoding pyridoxamine 5'-phosphate oxidase produces the protein MTSLAELRKNYSLGSMDVGDVDHNPFRQFEAWFAQALDAQLPEPNTMTLATVDSRGRPSARIVLIKGVDERGFVFFTNYDSRKGREIADNPHASLLFYWIELERQVRIEGNVVKTSPAESDQYFQSRPLGSRIGAWASDQSQVIESRAVLEAREKEISAKYGDQPPRPPHWGGYRLVPDAIEFWQGRPSRLHDRLLYTRAVQDGDWQIARLSP, from the coding sequence ATGACCTCACTCGCCGAACTTCGGAAAAATTATTCGCTAGGTTCAATGGACGTCGGCGATGTCGACCACAACCCGTTTCGCCAGTTCGAAGCATGGTTCGCACAGGCGCTCGATGCCCAGTTGCCCGAACCAAATACGATGACGCTCGCCACGGTCGATTCGCGCGGCCGGCCTTCGGCCCGAATTGTGCTGATCAAGGGCGTCGATGAGCGCGGCTTTGTGTTCTTCACCAACTACGACAGCCGTAAAGGCCGCGAAATCGCGGACAATCCGCATGCGAGCCTGCTGTTCTACTGGATCGAACTCGAGCGCCAGGTGCGCATCGAGGGCAACGTCGTAAAGACAAGTCCCGCCGAAAGCGATCAGTACTTCCAATCGCGCCCGCTCGGTTCGCGGATTGGCGCATGGGCATCGGATCAAAGTCAGGTAATTGAAAGCCGCGCGGTGCTCGAAGCGCGTGAGAAAGAAATTAGCGCGAAGTACGGCGATCAACCGCCGCGGCCACCTCACTGGGGCGGCTACCGGCTGGTTCCGGATGCCATAGAATTCTGGCAGGGCAGGCCGTCGCGTTTGCACGACCGGCTGCTCTACACACGTGCGGTGCAAGACGGCGACTGGCAAATCGCCCGGCTATCGCCCTGA
- a CDS encoding flavin reductase family protein yields the protein MKRASPPNFDQLAFKKALGQFATGVTVITTRAASGRLIGITASSFNSVSLAPPLVLWSLATRSASMPAFQTNSHYVVNVLAASQLDLCKRFATVKGDRFEGVSHAAGDSGMPVLDGALAWFECHNRSRYEEGDHVIFVGEVERCGIREDAGETAPLVFQNGEFHGLKPL from the coding sequence ATGAAGCGCGCCAGTCCGCCCAATTTCGACCAGCTCGCCTTCAAAAAGGCGCTGGGCCAGTTCGCCACCGGCGTTACCGTCATTACGACACGTGCGGCGTCGGGGCGGTTGATCGGCATCACGGCGAGCTCATTTAATTCGGTGTCGCTCGCGCCGCCGCTCGTGCTGTGGAGCCTCGCGACGCGTTCGGCGTCGATGCCGGCATTCCAGACGAATAGCCACTATGTCGTCAACGTGCTGGCCGCGTCGCAGCTCGATCTGTGCAAGCGCTTTGCGACCGTGAAGGGTGACCGCTTCGAGGGTGTCTCACACGCGGCAGGCGATTCCGGGATGCCGGTGCTCGACGGTGCGCTAGCGTGGTTTGAATGCCACAACCGCAGCCGCTACGAGGAAGGCGACCACGTTATTTTCGTTGGGGAAGTGGAACGCTGCGGGATCCGTGAGGATGCCGGGGAGACTGCACCGCTGGTGTTCCAGAACGGCGAATTCCACGGACTAAAGCCGCTCTAG
- the trxA gene encoding thioredoxin gives METSLATFEKDVIAASTLAPVLVDFWAPWCGPCKTLGPMLEKLETEYAGKWRLVKVNVDENQELAAHFQVRSIPHVMAFADGRPVDQFVGVLPEGQLRAFLDRLVPQGADAARAEAQAALAEGHREDAYDALKEALAYDPGYDDARLDLIELLLEDNRIDEARNEVDLLSPKTTQGIDARFNAIKTRLDAVDAAADLPPTDALEARVAAEPGDLEARFDLASALIARRNYAGALEHLLAIVQRDRTFRDDIGRKTMLSVFDLAAHQPEIVSQWRRKLSAALF, from the coding sequence ATGGAAACAAGTCTGGCCACTTTCGAAAAAGACGTTATCGCCGCCTCGACGCTTGCCCCCGTGCTGGTCGACTTCTGGGCGCCGTGGTGCGGCCCGTGCAAGACGCTCGGGCCGATGCTGGAAAAACTCGAAACCGAGTATGCCGGCAAATGGCGCCTGGTGAAGGTGAACGTCGACGAGAATCAGGAACTGGCAGCGCACTTCCAAGTGCGCAGCATCCCGCACGTGATGGCGTTTGCTGACGGCCGTCCCGTCGACCAGTTCGTCGGCGTGCTGCCGGAAGGTCAGTTGCGCGCGTTTCTGGACCGGCTGGTGCCGCAGGGCGCCGACGCCGCACGCGCCGAAGCGCAGGCCGCTCTCGCCGAAGGCCATCGCGAAGATGCATACGACGCACTCAAGGAAGCGCTTGCCTACGATCCAGGCTATGACGACGCCCGCCTCGATCTGATCGAGCTGCTGCTGGAAGACAACCGCATCGACGAGGCCCGCAACGAAGTCGATCTGCTGTCGCCAAAGACCACCCAGGGTATCGATGCGCGCTTCAACGCGATCAAGACGCGCCTCGACGCGGTCGATGCCGCGGCCGACCTGCCGCCCACCGACGCGCTGGAAGCGCGTGTGGCCGCCGAGCCTGGCGATCTCGAAGCACGCTTCGACCTCGCTAGCGCGCTGATTGCCCGGCGTAACTATGCTGGCGCGCTTGAGCATCTGCTCGCTATCGTGCAGCGCGACCGCACGTTCCGCGACGATATTGGCCGCAAGACCATGCTGTCGGTGTTCGATCTGGCCGCACACCAGCCGGAAATCGTCTCGCAGTGGCGGCGCAAGCTCAGCGCGGCGTTGTTCTGA